Proteins encoded within one genomic window of Oryza brachyantha chromosome 7, ObraRS2, whole genome shotgun sequence:
- the LOC102706300 gene encoding prohibitin-2, mitochondrial, with translation MNIKGGGRVPVPPAGAGTLVKLAVLGGTAVYAAVNSLYNVEGGHRAIVFNRIQGIKDKVYPEGTHFMIPWFERPIIYDVRARPNLVESTSGSRDLQMVKIGLRVLTRPMPEKLPTMYRTLGENFNERVLPSIIHETLKAVVAQYNASQLITQRETVSREIRKILTERARNFNIALDDVSITSLSFGKEFTHAIEAKQVAAQEAERAKFIVEKAEQDKRSAIIRAQGEAKSAELIGQAIANNPAFLALRQIEAAREISHTISSSANKVFLDSNDLLLNLQQLTVANKKK, from the exons ATGAACATCAAGGGCGGAGGCCGGGTCCCGGTGCCCCCCGCTGGCGCCGGCACTCTCGTCAAGCTGGCGGTGCTCGGCGGCACGGCCGTGTACGCCGCCGTGAACAGCCTCTACAACGTCGAGGGTGGCCACCGCGCCATCGTCTTCAACCGCATCCAGGGAATCAAGGACAAG GTGTACCCTGAGGGGACTCACTTTATGATCCCATGGTTTGAAAGGCCAATCATTTATGATGTCCGCGCTCGTCCCAATCTTGTTGAGAGTACTTCTGGAAGCAGGGATCTCCAGATG GTGAAAATTGGTCTCCGTGTCCTTACAAGACCCATGCCAGAGAAGCTACCAACTATGTACAGGACTCTGGGGGAGAACTTCAACGAGAGAGTTCTGCCTTCAATCATCCATGAAACACTTAAAGCTGTTGTCGCTCAATACAACGCTAGTCAGCTAATCACGCAGAGAGAG ACTGTGAGTAGGGAGATAAGGAAGATACTGACTGAGAGAGCCAGGAACTTCAATATTGCCCTTGATGATGTGTCTATTACAAGCCTGAGCTTTGGAAAGGAGTTCACTCATGCCATTGAAGCTAAACAGGTTGCTGCACAAGAAGCCGAGCGTGCCAAGTTCATTGTTGAGAAAGCTGAGCAAGACAAGAGGAGTGCAATTATTAGGGCACAG GGTGAAGCTAAAAGTGCTGAACTGATTGGTCAAGCTATTGCAAACAACCCTGCTTTCCTTGCCCTCAGGCAGATCGAAGCCGCAAGGGAGATCTCTCATACGATTTCATCTTCAGCTAACAAGGTGTTCCTGGACTCCAATGACCTCTTGCTCAATCTCCAGCAGCTCACTGTGGCAAACAAGAAGAAATGA